The genomic region GGCAACCTGCACGCCTACCTGCGCGGCACCGGCATCGAGATCCTCGCGAACTCCGACAACGTGCTGCGCTGCGGCCTCACCCCGAAGCACGTCGACGTGCCGGAACTGCTGCGCGTGCTCGACTTCGCGTGCGGCGACATGCCCGTGTCCACCGGCGAGGAGATCCATCCCGGCGTGCGCGTCTACCGGACGCCGGCGCCGGAGTTCGAGCTGTCCCGCCTGGACGTGACCGGCGAGGTGCGGATCAACCACGACGGCCCGCAGATCATGATCTGCACGGACGGCGCGGCGGTGCTGTCGAACTCGCGCGGCGAGGAGCTGCGGCTGGCCCGCGGCCAGTCCGTGTGGCTGCCGGCGTCCGACCCGGCGGTGCTGGTCCGACCGGATGGTGTTGAATCCGCACAACTTTTCCGCGCCACGGCGGGGACGGACTAAGGTTCCGACCGGACAAAGCGGACTGACGACTGGTTGCGAGGAGACAGGCGTGTCAGCAGGGGGCGGGACCAAGGCGATCGTCGCGGCGTTGGTGGCAAACGCCGGCATCGCGACGGCCAAGTTCGTCGGATTCTTGATCACCGGCTCGTCGTCGATGCTCGCCGAGTCGGTGCACTCGGTCGCGGACACGTCGAACCAGGGTCTGCTGCTGCTCGGGCAGAAGACGGCCCAGCGCAGGGCGACCAAGCTGCATCCGTTCGGCTACGGCCGCGACCGCTACTTCTGGTCGTTCGTGGTCGCACTGATGCTGTTCACCCTCGGCTCGGTCTTCGCGCTGTACGAGGGCATCCACAAGCTGCAGCACCCCGAGGGCCTCACCAGCCCGCTCGTGGCGGTCGGCATCCTGGTCGTCGCGATCGGCCTGGAGACCTACAGCTTCTACACCGCGATCGTCGAGTCGAAGAAGATCAAGGGCGACGCGTCGTGGTGGGGGTTCATCCGGAACTCGCGGACGCCGGAGCTGCCGGTCGTGCTGCTGGAGGACCTCGGGGCGCTCGTGGGTCTGGTGCTGGCGCTGATGGGTGTCGGGCTCACGATGGTGACCGGGAACCCGATGTTCGACGCCTTGGGCACCGTCTGCATCGGTGTGCTGCTGGGGATCATCGCGGTGATCCTGATCATCGAGATGAAGTCGCTGCTGATCGGTGAAGGTGCTTCGGACAAGGACCTCGACGTGATCTGCGACGAGCTGGCCGCGGGCAAGGTGCAGCGGGTCATCCACATCAAGACGCAGTACATCGGGCCGGAGGAGCTGCTGGTCGCCGCGAAGATCGCGCTGGAGCCGCAGCTGTCGCTGGACGAGGTGGCGCAGGCGATCAACGATGCCGAGCAGCGGGTCCGCAACCGGGTGCCGCACGCCCGGTTGATCTACCTGGAGCCGGACCTCGACCGCACCACGGTCGCGACTTCCTGACGCTTCCCTTCACCGCACGCGGGGACCTTTCGTACTGCATGACGGTACGAAAGGTCCCCGCGTGCGTTCGGGCGGGTTTCGCGTTGTTCGGTACCGGGAAGCACGGAGGTCCTGACAACGTCTGAACAGAGCTGTGGGCATCTCACCTGGTGGAAGCCTTTAAGGTGGGCGGACAGGTTCCATTGAGGAGGTATCGATCGTGCCGGGCAACGGGTTGTGGCGCACGAAGTCGATCGAGCAGTCGATCGCGGACACGGACGAGCCGGACACCAAGCTCCGCAAGGATCTCACCGCGTGGGACCTGACCGTCTTCGGTGTTGCCGTGGTGATCGGTGCCGGCATCTTCACGCTCACCGCGAGCACTGCGGGCAACTTGGCGGGGCCATCGGTGTCGTTGGCATTCGTGCTGGCGGCGATCGCGTGTGCGTTGGCGGCGTTGTGTTATGCCGAGTTCGCGTCCACGGTGCCGGTGGCGGGTAGTGCTTACACGTTCTCGTACGCGACGTTCGGTGAGTTCGCGGCTTGGATCATCGGCTGGGACCTGGTGCTGGAGTTCGCGCTCGGGTCCGCCGCGGTGGCCAAGGGGTGGTCGATCTACCTGCAGACGGTGCTGGGGCAGCTCGGCGTCGACGCGAAGACGACGGTGGCGCTCGGGCCGTTGCAGTTCGACTGGGGTGCGGTTGTCCTGATCGGCGTGCTGAGCGCGTTGCTGGTGGTGGGCACCAAGCTGTCGTCGCGGGTCAGCCTGGTCATCACGACGGTCAAGGTCGCCGTGGTGCTGTTGGTGATCATTCTTGGCTTCCAGTACATCAAGGCCGAGAACTACACGCCGTTCATCCCGCCTGCGGAGACCGTGAGCGGTGCGCACTCGGGGGTCGACCAGTCGCTGTTGAGTGCGATCACCGGGTTCGGTGGCAGTTCGTACGGCGTGCTGGGGTTGTTGGCGGCGGCGAGTCTGGTGTTCTTCGCGTTCATCGGGTTCGACGTCGTGGCGACCACGGCGGAGGAGACGAAGAACCCGCAGAAGGCCGTGCCGCGGGGCATTCTGGGGTCCCTGGCGATCGTCACGGTGCTTTATGTGGCGGTGTCGCTGGTGATCACCGGGATGGTGCCGTACGACAAGCTCAAGACGCAGGCTGACGGGTCGCGGGCGACGTTGGCCAGTGCCTTCGCGGAGAACGGGGTCACGTGGGCCGCGACGGTGATCTCGGTGGGAGCGCTTGCCGGGTTGACCACCGTGGTGATGGTGCTGATGCTCGGGCAGAGCCGGGTGTTGTTCGCGATGTCGCGGGACGGGTTGCTGCCCAGGAACCTGGCGAGGACCGGTAAGCACGGGACGCCGACGCGGATCACGATCATCATCGGTGTGGTCGTGGCGATCGCGGCCGGGTTCACGTCGATCGGCACGCTCGAAGAGATGGTCAACGTGGGCACGTTGTTCGCGTTCATCCTCGTGTCGGCCGGTGTGCTGGTGCTGCGCAAGACGCGGCCGGACCTGCCGCGCGGGTTCCGGGTGCCGTGGGTGCCGGTGGTGCCGATCCTCGCGATCCTCGCTTGTCTCTGGTTGATGTTGAACCTGACCGTGTTCACCTGGATCCGGTTCCTCGCGTGGATGGCGTTGGGTGTCGGCGCGTACTTCATCTACAGCCGGCGCAACTCCCTGCTCGCGGGGAAGAACGAGAAGAGCAGCACCAACTAATCTGCGCTGCATGGACAACACGCGGTGGCTCTCGGAGGAGGAAAGGGACGCCTGGCACCACTTCGTCCAGGCGTACCACCTCCTCGAGAGACAGATCGAACAGCAGTTGCAGCGCGATGCGGGACTGTCTCACGCGCAGTACAACGTGCTGGTCGTGTTGTCCGAGCAGCCCAGTCGCCGGATGCGGATGACCGAGCTGGCGCGGCGTGTCGTCGTGTCGAAGAGCTCGCTGACCTACCAGATCGGCAAGCTGGAGAAGGCCGGACTCGTGCGGCGTGAACCGCACGAGTCCGACGAGCGCGGCATCCTCGCCGTGCTGACGGAAGCCGGGCAGGAGCTGCTCGCGGCGACCGCGCCCGGTCATGTCGGGACCGTGCGCGAGTACCTCGTGGACCTGTTCACGCCGGAGCAGTTCGCGCAGCTCGGGGCGTTCATGAAGGTCGTGCACGAGAAAGCCGACGACTAGAGCGTCAGCAGCGAGCGTTCCTCCAGGAAGTCGGCCACGTCGTCGGGGCCGTGCCGCGTCACGTCGAACTCGAACACCGGCAGCACCGACTTCGCCGCCAGCGCCCGCAGTTGGTGCTGCTCGGCGATGAACGGCTCCAGCGACACGTACTGCTTCGGGTTCGCGCTGATCTTCAACCGCTCGGCCCGCGCCTCCACGAACGTGTCCTCAGGCCGGGTGCACAGCACGATCGCGAAGTTCAGCGGCTTCAGCCGGTCCTCCAGCCAGCCGAAGTCGAGTTCGCGTCCCTGCCGTGCCTGGTAGGCCGTTGTGGACAGGTGGAACCGGTCGACGATCCACGAGTAGTAGCGCTGCAGCTCGAACATCCGCACCCACGTCTCGTAGGTCTCGATCGCCTGCGCGGTCTCCTCCGGCGCGAAGTCGATCAGCCCGCGGCCCCACGGCTCGTTGCTGAACCCGCTCCACTCCGCCGAGATCAACGGTGAGTGGTAGCGGTACTTCCGGTGACCGACGAGGCGGGGGTGTTCGTTGAGCGCGTAGGCCAGGTCCGTCTTGCCGGTCAGGCGGGTGCCTTCGAGGATCACCTTGGGCGTGAGCTTCATGGTGGGTTAGCTTGCCTCGTGATCCTGTGTCTCGACGTCGGTTCCACCTGGACGAAGGCCGCTCTCCTGACCGAGGAGGGCGAGCTGGTCCGCACGGGGCAGCACCCGACGACCCCGCCGGAGGTGCTGCACGGCATCGACGCGTTGCGCGAGACCGTCGGCGACGGCGAGGTCCTGGCGTGCTCGTCGGCCGGTGGTGGGCTGCGGCTCGCGGTCGTGGGGCAGGAACGCGTGGTGAGCGCGGAGGCCGGGTACCGGGTGGCGTTGAGCGCCGGAGCCAAGGTCGTGCACGTCAGCGCGGGGCCGGTCGACGTGAAGGCGGTGCGTGCGGCCGCGCCCGACCTCGTGCTGCTGGTGGGCGGCACGGACGGTGGCGACCAGTCGGTGTTGCTGCACAACGCGCGCAAGCTCGCCCGTGTGGCCGTGCCGATCGTGCTGGCCGGCAACGTGGAGGCGCAG from Lentzea guizhouensis harbors:
- a CDS encoding cation diffusion facilitator family transporter, with translation MSAGGGTKAIVAALVANAGIATAKFVGFLITGSSSMLAESVHSVADTSNQGLLLLGQKTAQRRATKLHPFGYGRDRYFWSFVVALMLFTLGSVFALYEGIHKLQHPEGLTSPLVAVGILVVAIGLETYSFYTAIVESKKIKGDASWWGFIRNSRTPELPVVLLEDLGALVGLVLALMGVGLTMVTGNPMFDALGTVCIGVLLGIIAVILIIEMKSLLIGEGASDKDLDVICDELAAGKVQRVIHIKTQYIGPEELLVAAKIALEPQLSLDEVAQAINDAEQRVRNRVPHARLIYLEPDLDRTTVATS
- a CDS encoding amino acid permease; translation: MPGNGLWRTKSIEQSIADTDEPDTKLRKDLTAWDLTVFGVAVVIGAGIFTLTASTAGNLAGPSVSLAFVLAAIACALAALCYAEFASTVPVAGSAYTFSYATFGEFAAWIIGWDLVLEFALGSAAVAKGWSIYLQTVLGQLGVDAKTTVALGPLQFDWGAVVLIGVLSALLVVGTKLSSRVSLVITTVKVAVVLLVIILGFQYIKAENYTPFIPPAETVSGAHSGVDQSLLSAITGFGGSSYGVLGLLAAASLVFFAFIGFDVVATTAEETKNPQKAVPRGILGSLAIVTVLYVAVSLVITGMVPYDKLKTQADGSRATLASAFAENGVTWAATVISVGALAGLTTVVMVLMLGQSRVLFAMSRDGLLPRNLARTGKHGTPTRITIIIGVVVAIAAGFTSIGTLEEMVNVGTLFAFILVSAGVLVLRKTRPDLPRGFRVPWVPVVPILAILACLWLMLNLTVFTWIRFLAWMALGVGAYFIYSRRNSLLAGKNEKSSTN
- a CDS encoding MarR family winged helix-turn-helix transcriptional regulator, which translates into the protein MDNTRWLSEEERDAWHHFVQAYHLLERQIEQQLQRDAGLSHAQYNVLVVLSEQPSRRMRMTELARRVVVSKSSLTYQIGKLEKAGLVRREPHESDERGILAVLTEAGQELLAATAPGHVGTVREYLVDLFTPEQFAQLGAFMKVVHEKADD